In Yarrowia lipolytica chromosome 1F, complete sequence, a genomic segment contains:
- a CDS encoding uncharacterized protein (Compare to YALI0F15213g, similar to uniprot|Q7SD63 Neurospora crassa NCU08388.1 hypothetical protein, similar to Saccharomyces cerevisiae CSN12 (YJR084W); ancestral locus Anc_7.452), which produces MATYVRNLNAAINSRNGLQLAHLLAVNPDTNPTAPQTNALAVAAGITNQVWQPVVEAHVLACNDSSTPLERLQAHQAFLSELNRVSEKEDVWILPILYAASTHLRGIGRRALKEIQDKEAKNEILTQLESSSRVVNRTLTLCLNDRHPSLQKSKKWGTYFFVGELCKLYFLLRKRNMSKSVIKVVESMSRDLPPLASYPRSHTCTYSYYRGVLSLMDDDVEQAQNWLTQALNQCFYKSTDNQELILLHLIPVQFLMTNQVPSKAVWEKFPRLHTVYHQMLTALLRGDVLSFDKAVTQRRSLFVKKYLYLAVEKMRVFVFEKLFYRVFLAKDKATRITIDDYQAAAKLVGVDVSPDFLEATVSNMIYHDRLKGYISRERHTVVLRAEGAFPKLDHAA; this is translated from the coding sequence ATGGCGACCTACGTGCGAAATTTGAACGCCGCCATCAACTCACGCAACGGACTGCAATTGGCGCACCTCCTGGCCGTCAATCCAGACACAAATCCCACTGCCCCGCAAACAAACGCCCTCGCCGTGGCGGCAGGAATCACAAACCAGGTATGGCAGCCAGTTGTCGAGGCGCACGTCCTGGCCTGCAACGATTCCTCGACTCCACTGGAGCGACTACAGGCTCACCAGGCGTTTTTGTCCGAGCTCAATCGAGTTTCTGAGAAGGAAGATGTGTGGATCCTACCTATACTGTACGCAGCAAGCACACATCTTCGAGGTATCGGACGAAGAGCGCTGAAGGAGAtccaggacaaggaggcaAAAAACGAGATTCTCACACAACTGGAATCATCGTCACGAGTGGTCAACCGAACCCTTACACTGTGTCTGAACGACCGGCATCCCAGCTTGCAGAAATCGAAAAAATGGGGAACCTACTTCTTTGTTGGCGAGCTCTGCAAGCTATACTTTTTGCTCAGAAAACGAAATATGAGCAAGTCGGTCATCAAGGTGGTGGAATCCATGTCTCGTGATCTACCTCCCTTGGCCTCCTACCCCAGATCTCACACCTGCACTTACTCGTACTATCGAGGAGTCTTAAGTCTGATGGATGATGATGTCGAACAGGCGCAAAACTGGCTCACCCAGGCACTCAACCAGTGCTTTTACAAATCCACAGATAACCAGGAGCTCATTCTGTTACATCTCATCCCAGTACAGTTTCTCATGACCAACCAGGTACCTTCCAAGGCAGTGTGGGAAAAGTTTCCTAGACTACATACCGTCTACCATCAGATGCTCACGGCTCTACTACGAGGCGACGTGCTGTCGTTCGATAAAGCTGTGACTCAAAGAAGGTCCCTGTTCGTGaagaagtacttgtatctggCAGTGGAGAAGATGCGGGTCTTTGTGTTTGAAAAGCTCTTCTACCGGGTGTTTCTTGCCAAGGATAAGGCCACACGAATCACCATTGACGACTAccaggctgctgccaaacTGGTTGGCGTTGATGTATCGCCTGACTTTTTGGAGGCTACCGTTTCCAACATGATCTATCACGATCGACTTAAGGGCTATATTTCTCGAGAACGACACACAGTCGTGTTGAGAGCTGAAGGTGCTTTCCCAAAACTCGACCACGCAGCCTAA
- a CDS encoding uncharacterized protein (Compare to YALI0F15169g, some similarities with uniprot|Q9HF02 Penicillium marneffei Transcription factor AbaA, similar to Saccharomyces cerevisiae TEC1 (YBR083W); ancestral locus Anc_3.310) encodes MLTQPVTPLKRSHSIAIACPTSANGSDLLPSAFALNTPPDSERIKRGRVDGGPNVTLNHCSSSNNNGNNNGNNNGGMMPQHPGMRRANSCVDSFSSFPVNSAFPSGQFSFQDAEPQQHQQLQQQQHTNTHNNKPMYAEFKLDVVPAAPVKSEPATPLKSDPFTDTSFRSMLPTVPGSPSVKVEEDLSGSNSHSNSQTNSASSSPDSKTDDANQSPTSMPALTNWEAYTKYLKRQKKERGDVNPSIWSTDVEQAFMEALKVIPCVGRRKIVINGRTCGRNELISEYIFKKTGKQRTRKQVSSHIQVLKNLLKDDKHFMSLLLGDEGSNPNGDIVVSEKVIRTTAKPLAQPVSQQQQQPNTISPPPACPSTPRSHRQLGYAIQRPPSSPAVLGGSSGGSHGMHSGGPGRPLFMSPPTPSFSPHHFCLWHEDEAPHVYCQSMRQPMSTPLRPKGLATVQQQFPDSMYFAQTGVPVIHAKAALYLPEHSSSTGNTPELKTQSQFVVSPPHFETPPSSRFWMCETRVWTLGHEILQLRNLVPAAPQHDNSGTPKERLLLPMAGDFWSAFVAGISDSSTTSSQEVATAAIGGITMQQVIYCLPGDAAQFDVSCTDEIQSRPHGVLLWEFAKAEDAFSAQVVFRRVGGMDSPVSDVSPGSSLPQGVQSVGSTSAQGGVQGPPNSASSIPVAAPIPTPATPGQGVGSSSDYYYPMTRSMSAVGMSYDVLDAPFEAAPPMTRTLTDSSWNNHPGTPGGRMMPTKSETPTPRVDLGHMSHMDMDNDLFYPLKSAPATYNGKFPPGCDFWQS; translated from the coding sequence ATGCTGACACAACCAGTAACGCCGTTAAAACGAAGCCACAGCATCGCCATTGCCTGCCCCACGTCTGCCAATGGCTCCGACTTGCTGCCATCGGCATTTGCGCTCAATACTCCTCCGGACTCGGAACGTATCAAACGAGGCCGTGTGGACGGAGGCCCCAACGTCACTCTCAACCACTGCAGtagcagcaacaacaacggcaacaacaacggcaacaacaacggcgGCATGATGCCCCAGCATCCCGGCATGCGACGGGCCAACTCGTGCGTcgactccttctcctccttccccGTCAACTCGGCCTTCCCTTCGGGCCAGTTTTCGTTCCAGGACGCAGAACCTcaacagcaccagcagctccaacaacagcaacacacTAATACTCACAACAACAAGCCCATGTACGCTGAGTTCAAGCTCGACGTGGTGCCCGCTGCACCGGTCAAGTCCGAGCCCGCCACGCCGCTCAAGTCGGACCCCTTCACAGACACTTCCTTCCGGTCCATGCTCCCCACCGTGCCCGGATCGCCCAGTGtcaaggtcgaggaggaccTCTCAGGCTCCAATTCGCACTCCAACTCGCAGACCAACTCGGCCTCGTCCAGCCCCGACTCTAAAACCGACGACGCCAACCAGTCCCCCACTTCCATGCCCGCTCTCACCAACTGGGAGGCTTACACAAAGTACCTGAAgcggcagaagaaggagcgagGCGACGTGAACCCTTCCATCTGGTCCACCGACGTCGAGCAGGCCTTCATGGAGGCGCTCAAAGTGATCCCTTGTGTTGGTCGTCGAAAGATTGTCATCAACGGACGAACTTGCGGCCGAAACGAGCTCATTTCCGAGTACATTTTTAAGAAGACTGGCAAGCAACGAACTCGAAAGCAGGTTTCGTCGCACATTCAGGtcctcaagaacctgctcaaggacgacaagcATTTcatgtcgctgctgcttgggGATGAGGGCTCCAACCCCAATGGCGATATTGTTGTTTCCGAGAAGGTGATTCGAACCACCGCCAAGCCTCTGGCCCAGCCTGTTtcccagcagcagcagcaacccAACACCATCTCGCCTCCTCCCGCATGTCCCTCTACTCCCCGAAGCCACAGACAGCTCGGATACGCCATCCAGCGACCCCCTTCTTCGCCTGCAGTGCTGGGAGGTTCCTCTGGTGGCTCACACGGCATGCACAGTGGTGGACCCGGTCGACCTCTCTTCATGTCGCCCCCCACCCCCAGCTTCTCTCCCCACCACTTTTGTCTGTGGCATGAGGACGAGGCTCCCCACGTGTACTGCCAGTCGATGCGACAGCCAATGTCCACTCCTCTGAGACCCAAGGGATTGGCCACcgtgcagcagcagttccCTGACTCGATGTACTTTGCACAGACCGGCGTGCCCGTCATCCACGCCAAGGCCGCTCTGTACCTCCCTGAGCACTCTTCCTCCACTGGCAACACTcccgagctcaagacccAGAGTCAGTTTGTGGTGTCGCCGCCACATTTCgagactcctccttcatcGCGGTTTTGGATGTGCGAGACCCGGGTGTGGACGCTGGGCCACGAGATTCTGCAGCTCCGAAACCTGGTGCCCGCAGCTCCCCAGCACGACAACAGTGGCACACCCAAGGAGCGGTTGTTGTTGCCCATGGCTGGCGATTTCTGGTCTGCCTTTGTCGCTGGTATCAGTGACAGCTCCACCACTTCCAGCCAGGAGGTAGCCACCGCTGCCATCGGTGGCATCACCATGCAACAGGTCATATACTGTCTGCCCGGTGATGCTGCTCAGTTCGACGTCTCCTGCACCgacgagatccagagccgtCCTCACGGTGTGCTTCTGTGGGAATTTGCAAAGGCTGAGGATGCCTTTAGTGCCCAGGTGGTGTTCCGACGGGTAGGTGGTATGGATTCTCCCGTCTCTGATGTTTCGCCCGGTTCCTCGCTGCCTCAGGGCGTACAGAGCGTTGGTTCCACAAGCGCTCAGGGTGGTGTGCAGGGACCTCCCAACTCTGCCTCGTCCATCCCTGTGGCGGCCCCTATTCCCACTCCGGCTACCCCTGGCCAGGGCGTGGGTTCGTCGTCGGATTACTATTACCCTATGACTCGGTCCATGTCGGCTGTGGGTATGTCGTACGACGTGCTGGACGCGCCCTTTGAGGCTGCTCCTCCCATGACTCGTACTCTCACGGACTCGTCGTGGAACAATCACCCTGGTACCCCCGGAGGTCGAATGATGCCCACCAAGTCGGAAACTCCCACTCCCCGGGTCGACCTTGGCCACATGAGCCACATGGATATGGACAATGACCTGTTTTACCCACTCAAGTCCGCTCCCGCCACATATAATGGCAAGTTCCCGCCCGGGTGCGACTTCTGGCAGTCGTAG
- a CDS encoding uncharacterized protein (Compare to YALI0F15147g, some similarities with uniprot|P32580 Saccharomyces cerevisiae YPL029W ATP-dependent RNA helicase SUV3 mitochondrial precursor, similar to Saccharomyces cerevisiae SUV3 (YPL029W); ancestral locus Anc_8.480): MLRVLNGVRSVVRGLHGPLQTPSNVTRPSKFRLTGYTSLQRFASTITTADKLLRRGDFNPSNLASLSPREAFTHTPIFYPDEVKSFYDSIEFQGLEEEFLDRIREEPDISKRLGKLMAFLRNQIIQGHAVQESHLLEWFKKYVRIEDGKIKPLYSKGNNDLQESEVRELLNHVVNRTQKPSVEFLKWLAQEDSILCEHHLFRSYIKDLLISRGFSVERRGKIDLRHPEELYPDARMITRKIICHLGPTNSGKTYRALERLKKAKSGYYAGPLRLLARETYDRIKDEGLPINLKTGEEVINCEDEFGRPAPLTAGTIEMIDTNQLMEVCVIDEIQMLNDQSRGWAWLNAVLGVQAKEVHLCGEESVVNMIEKIVAKTGDTLEINRYERLGTLEMERRPLKSLKEVRAGDCVVAFSRKKVFEFRQEIEATTGKKCSIIYGALPPETRVTQSRDFNSGVNEVLVATDAVGMGLNLSINRIIFAAIRKYDGLGDFNLLEPPQTKQIAGRAGRYKVPGSDKVGSVGLVTSMSNQQSKYVAECLAAPTIMLSTLYVKPHDDLFAPLVSGVKGLAKLMARMNQLTDLSVDYRLPSFESQLELSEACFQGLSLDQALNISGLPFGNAKYCEAQVLAMTRAMALGTVYTTAQLALPALQEYFLAPVAVERLKIMEDLHKMISAYRWLQNRYPQTFVDIEGVTNLRLQVEEVINSILQSSPKKGSKKR, encoded by the coding sequence ATGTTACGGGTGCTGAATGGCGTTCGGAGTGTCGTTAGGGGGCTTCATGGCCCTCTACAAACTCCTAGTAATGTTACTCGGCCGTCAAAATTCCGCTTAACGGGCTATACAAGTCTCCAGCGTTTTGCCAGCACCATCACAACAGCAGACAAGTTATTACGCCGTGGCGACTTCAATCCGTCGAATCTAGCATCTCTATCGCCTCGAGAGGCCttcacacacacacccaTTTTCTACCCCGACGAAGTGAAGTCGTTTTACGACAGTATTGAGTTCCAGGGTCTGGAAGAGGAATTCCTGGATAGGATCCGAGAAGAACCTGACATTTCCAAACGACTAGGAAAACTGATGGCCTTTCTACGGAACCAGATTATCCAGGGCCACGCAGTACAGGAGAGCCATCTTCTGGAGTGGTTCAAAAAATACGTGCGAATCGAAGACGGAAAGATCAAGCCTCTGTATTCGAAAGGAAACAATGATCTGCAAGAGAGTGAGGTGCGGGAGCTGCTGAACCATGTGGTCAATCGAACCCAGAAGCCTTCGGTCGAGTTTCTCAAGTGGTTGGCTCAGGAAGACTCCATTTTGTGTGAGCATCATTTGTTTCGATCGTATATCAAGGATCTGTTGATTTCTCGAGGTTTCTCTGTTGAGCGTCGGGGCAAGATCGATCTGCGACACCCCGAGGAGCTGTATCCCGATGCTCGAATGATCACTCGAAAGATCATCTGCCATCTGGGTCCCACTAACAGTGGTAAGACATACCGAGCCCTTGAGCGTCTGAAGAAGGCCAAAAGCGGCTATTATGCTGGTCCTTTACGATTGCTAGCCCGTGAGACCTACGACAGAATTAAGGACGAGGGTCTGCCCATCAACTTGAAGACAGGAGAGGAGGTTATCAACTGTGAAGATGAGTTTGGACGGCCTGCTCCTCTGACAGCTGGAACCATCGAGATGATCGACACGAACCAGCTCATGGAGGTGTGTGTGATTGACGAAATTCAGATGCTCAACGACCAGTCTCGAGGATGGGCCTGGTTGAACGCTGTGCTTGGAGTTCAGGCTAAGGAAGTGCATCtgtgtggagaagagagtGTGGTCAACAtgattgagaagattgTGGCAAAGACTGGAGACACGCTGGAAATCAACAGATACGAGCGACTGGGCACTCTTGAGATGGAAAGGCGACCTCTCAAGAGTCTTAAAGAAGTCAGAGCAGGAGACTGTGTGGTTGCCTTCTCGAGAAAGAAGGTGTTTGAGTTCCGACAGGAAATCGAGGCCACTACAGGCAAGAAATGTTCCATCATCTATGGAGCTCTGCCCCCGGAGACCCGAGTCACACAAAGTAGAGACTTCAACTCTGGTGTCAACGAGGTGCTCGTGGCCACTGACGCCGTGGGAATGGGTCTCAACCTGTCCATCAACCGAATCATTTTTGCTGCTATTCGCAAGTACGACGGACTCGGAGACTTCAATCTTCTGGAACCTCCGCAAACCAAACAGATTGCAGGTAGAGCCGGCCGATACAAGGTGCCAGGGAGTGACAAGGTTGGCAGTGTGGGTCTGGTGACCTCCATGTCTAACCAGCAGTCTAAGTACGTTGCCGAGTGTCTGGCAGCACCCACTATCATGCTATCTACGCTTTATGTGAAACCCCATGATGATCTGTTTGCTCCTCTCGTGTCTGGTGTCAAGGGACTGGCTAAACTTATGGCTAGGATGAACCAGCTCACAGATCTGTCTGTTGACTACCGACTGCCTTCGTTTGAATCCCAGCTGGAGCTCTCAGAGGCGTGCTTCCAGGGTCTGTCTCTTGACCAGGCCCTCAACATTTCCGGACTGCCGTTTGGAAACGCAAAGTACTGTGAAGCCCAGGTTCTGGCTATGACACGAGCCATGGCTCTCGGGACGGTGTACACTACTGCCCAGCTCGCTCTGCCAGCTCTTCAGGAATACTTCCTGGCTCCGGTGGCTGTCGAACGACTGAAGATCATGGAAGACTTGCATAAAATGATCTCCGCCTACCGATGGCTCCAGAACCGCTACCCCCAGACGTTTGTGGACATTGAGGGAGTCACCAACCTGCGTCTGCAGGTCGAAGAGGTCATCAACAGTATTCTCCAGAGCTCTCCCAAGAAGGGCTCCAAGAAGAGATGA
- a CDS encoding uncharacterized protein (Compare to YALI0F15191g, similar to Saccharomyces cerevisiae YPL222W; ancestral locus Anc_6.242, similar to uniprot|Q08968 Saccharomyces cerevisiae YPL222w) has translation MLTTLKNIKKTSSFTARMAPDALFPTLQSVKEAPEELLRKDRYLKSGNFTWVYPEQRPEYKMLAVSPPAVHDIGLEAAEATSDYFKDIVMGKKYVEDPFPYAQAYAGWQFGEWAGQLGDGRALSLFETHNPVTGKRYELQLKGSGLTPYSRFADGKAVLRSSIREFLGSEYVNALGIPTTRALSLAELPGTTARRGRGKEPCAVICRFAESWVRVGTFDLLRNRGDRPGVKQLADYVVDDVFGGEDKLLNNDHTRDAIAKSAIPYKHNNRYVKLYREIVTRNAYMCALWQVFGYLNGVVNSDNTSVYGLTIDYGPYAFMDAFDPNYTPNHDDGLLRYSYKNVPTAVWWNMVRLGEDLAELLGVAEGTDLENLTKSEKNELLDTAEAVITSAGEEYKAVFLYTYKKFISKRYGLLEQRDSDFDELMTPTLNMLEDSALDYHRFFRLLGDLPFFTGENASKSEPADFAPDVEQFISPEKNINAIKTPSQTRTELSQFLADFKKRLAAENNTDDAARKVRSREINPKFVLRSWVMQEVVEDAHKGDYDKLERVLNMALHPFQETWDEDWDDEEARFCGHVPKYCDSIQQTCSS, from the coding sequence ATGTTAACGACGCTCAAAAACATCAAAAAGACGTCGTCATTCACCGCGCGAATGGCCCCGGACGCTCTATTCCCCACGCTCCAGAGCGTCAAAGAGGCACCCGAAGAATTGCTCAGAAAAGATCGATACCTGAAATCCGGCAACTTCACTTGGGTGTACCCTGAGCAACGCCCCGAATACAAGATGCTGGCCGTCTCACCACCCGCAGTGCACGACATTGGCCTGGAGGCCGCGGAGGCTACGTCAGACTACTTCAAGGACATTGTGATGGGCAAGAAGTACGTGGAAGACCCGTTCCCGTACGCCCAGGCTTACGCCGGGTGGCAATTCGGCGAATGGGCCGGCCAATTGGGTGATGGACGAGCCCTGTCATTGTTTGAGACCCACAACCCAGTCACAGGCAAGCGCTATGAACTGCAGCTAAAGGGATCGGGTCTAACTCCATACTCCCGATTCGCAGACGGAAAGGCTGTTCTACGATCTTCCATTCGAGAGTTTTTAGGATCAGAGTACGTCAACGCCCTGGGAATCCCCACAACTAGAGCTCTGTCACTGGCCGAGCTGCCTGGCACGACTGCCCGAAGAGGACGAGGTAAGGAACCCTGTGCAGTGATTTGTCGGTTTGCCGAGTCGTGGGTCCGAGTCGGTACCTTTGACCTGCTCCGAAACCGAGGCGACCGACCAGGTGTAAAACAATTGGCTGACTACGTGGTCGATGACGTTTTTGGTGGCGAAGACAAGCTGCTGAACAATGATCACACTAGAGACGCCATTGCCAAGTCTGCCATTCCTtacaaacacaacaacCGCTACGTCAAGCTCTACCGTGAAATTGTTACTCGAAACGCGTACATGTGTGCTCTATGGCAAGTCTTTGGCTACCTGAACGGTGTTGTGAACTCAGACAACACGTCAGTCTACGGCCTGACAATTGACTACGGCCCATATGCGTTCATGGATGCGTTTGACCCCAACTACACGCCTAACCATGACGACGGCCTACTTCGGTACTCATACAAGAATGTTCCCACTGCCGTCTGGTGGAACATGGTGCGTCTCGGAGAAGATCTGGCGGAGCTGCTGGGTGTGGCTGAGGGCACCGATCTCGAGAACCTCACAAAGTCGGAGAAGaacgagcttctggacACTGCCGAGGCTGTTATAACCTCGGCCGGTGAAGAGTACAAGGCTGTGTTCCTGTACACATACAAGAAGTTTATCTCCAAGCGGTATGGGCTTCTGGAGCAGCGTGACTCCGACTTTGATGAGCTCATGACCCCTACCCTGAATATGCTCGAGGATTCTGCTCTGGACTACCATCGATTCTTCCGACTATTGGGCGACCTGCCTTTCTTCACAGGTGAGAACGCCTCCAAGTCCGAGCCAGCCGACTTTGCTCCCGACGTGGAGCAGTTCATCAGCCCTGAAAAGAACATCAATGCTATCAAGACTCCATCTCAGACTCGAACTGAGCTATCACAGTTCCTAGCCGACTTCAAGAAGCGTCTTGCGGCTGAAAACAACACGGACGATGCTGCACGAAAGgtgcggtcacgtgagattAACCCAAAGTTTGTTCTTCGTTCGTGGGTGATGCAGGAGGTAGTTGAGGATGCTCACAAGGGCGACTacgacaagctggagcGGGTGCTGAACATGGCATTGCATCCTTTCCAGGAGACCTGGGACGAGGACTGggatgacgaggaggcccGGTTCTGCGGCCATGTTCCCAAGTACTGTGATTCCATTCAGCAGACTTGCAGTAGTTAG